GCACGTACATCCGGCGGTGGGTCCCCGAACTGTCGCACCTCGACACGACCGCGTACGTCCACGAGCCCTGGCGCATGTCCCCCATCGAGCAGCGCGCCGCCGGCTGCGTGATTGGAGAGGACTACCCCGAGCGCGTGGTGGACCACAACGACGCGTACCACCACGCCCAGGACACCATTCACGAGTGTCGGCAACGCCCCGAGGTCCAGGCACAGGCCGACACCGTGCTGGAGCAGCACGGCAGCCGGGCCTGAGCCATGGTTGAGAAAGACGGCTCCGCTGAAAACCGGCGCCTCGCCGGGGGGCGAGAAGCTGAAGTCCGTGTAACAGGAGGAACCCAAACGGACCCGAAAGATACCGGAAACAGCTTATGAATGATGAAGTCCTCACGATGACTGCTCCCTCGCACACATACTGTTGTTGCTGTCCGTGCACTCGTGCATGAACCGCGTGGTGAACGGCCGGCCCTACTGCCTCCGCCCACCGGTTCCGCCGGGGGCTTTTTTAGTTTCCCTCCCTTCGACGAGCCATCGCCCACGTCATGAATGCCTACATCATCTACGAGAATGAAGACTGGATGCCGCCCCTCCGGTCGGCGCTCGACGCGGCGGACGTGCCCTACGAAGAGTGGTTCGTGAACGATGGGCACTTCGACGTCACGGGCACGCCGCCCGAGGGCGTCTTCCTGAACCGCATGAGCGCGTCCTCCCACACGCGTGGCCATGGCCCGGCCGTCGAGCACACGCGCCAGCTGATCGCCTGGCTGGAGCGACACGGGCGGCGCGTCGTCAATGGCTCCCGCGCCTTCGAACTGGAAATCAGCAAGGTGCAGCAGCACGCCGCCCTGGAGCAGTCCGGGCTGCGGACCCCGGCCACGCGGGCCGTTGCGGGCGGGCCGGAGGCGCTGTTGGAGGCCGCGCAGGACGTGCCCACCCCGTTTGTGACGAAGCACAACCGCGGCGGGAAAGGGCTCGGGGTGCAGCTCTTCCGCACCCACGAAGCGTTCGAGGAAGCGGTGCACGCCGGCGACATTCCCACGCCGCCGGCCCACATCACCCTCCTGCAGCAGTTCGTGGAGGCGGCGGAGCCGTTCATCACGCGCTGCGAGTTCGTGGACGGCGAGTTCCTGTACGCCATCACGTCCGATACCAGCGACGGCTTCGAGCTCTGCCCGGCCGACGCCTGCCGCACCGACGAGGACCGCTGTGCCGTAGACGGGGACGACTCGCTCTTTGCCCTCCGCGAGGACGTGCCCGCGGCCCTCATCGACCGCTACAAGGCCTTTCTCGACCGTGAGCAGATCGACGTTGCGGGCATCGAGTTTATTGAAGACACCGATGGGCAAATCTGGACCTACGACATCAACGGCACCACCAACTACTCGCCCGAGGTCGAAGACGAGCACGACCTGAGCGGCATGGCCGCCGTTGCCGACCTCCTGAAGCGGGAACTCGAGGCAGCGGCCACTGGCGAGGGCATTCCCTCCTGACTCTGCTTTCCATCCCTCACCCTTCTTCTCCCCGACGCCCAACATCTCTGATGATCGACCTTGGCATCTGGCTTCCCATCTTTGGCGGCTGGCTCCGCAACGTGGACGACGAGGGCATGCCGCCCACGTTCGAGTACAACCGGAAGGTGGCACAGGCCGCCGACGACGCCGGCTTCTCGACGATGCTCATCGCCGAGCTCAACCTGAACGACATCAACGGCCCGTCGCACCCGGCCCTGGAATGCTGGACCACGGCCTCGGCCCTCGCCCCGGTGACGGACGACATCCGCATCATGGCCGCCATCCGCCCCGGCTTCCGCGAGCCGGCCGTGACCGCCAAGATGGCCTCCAACATCGATCACATCTCCGACGGGCGGTTCGAGATCAACCTCGTATCGGCCTGGTGGGAGGAGGAGATGAAAATGTACGTCGGTGACTGGCTCGACCACAGCGATCGCTACGACCGCTCCACCGAGTTTGTGCAGATCCTGAAGGGGCTCTGGTCGCAGGAGCGCTTCTCATTCGACGGCGATTTCTATACCATCGAGGACACGATCCTGCAGCCCAAGCCCGTCCAGCCCGGCGGTGTGCCCGTCTACGCGGGCGGCGGCTCCGAGGAGGGACGCAACATGATTGCCACCCACTGCGACCACTACCTCATGCACGGCGGCACGGTCGACAAGATTGCCGGCGACATTGAGGACCTACGCGAGCGCCGCGCCGAGAAGGGCCACGACCCCGACGCGATGAAGTTCGGTATGGCGGCGTACATGATCTGCCGCGACAGTGAGCAGGAGGCCCGCGAGGAGCTCGACCGCATCACCTCGGTCGACTACGAGGCCGAGGGCTTCGACAGCTACGACGACTTCGTGGAGCACTCCGAGCTCGACTCGGAGGTCGACCTCAAAGACTATTCGGTCTCGAACCGTGGCCTGCGGCCCGACCTGGTGGGGACACCGGATCAGATCGTGGAAAAGCTGAATGCGTACGCCGACGTGGGGCTCGACCTCGTGCTGCTTCAGTGCAGCCCAATGCTGGAGGAGGTGCAGCGGATTGGGCGCGAGGTCATTCCGCGACTGAAGTCGGCCCCGGTACAGGGGTAGTGCCGCAGCGGGCCGTCGTCGAGTCGAGAGGTTTGCGGGTGCCGGCGGGCCGGGGCTTGGAGAGCGACAGCGGCGGGGCCCTTCGGCCCGCGGGCCCCACGCCAAGCATTGGACGAGACCAGAGGACAGTGGCCCGGTGACGGAGAAGACGGCCGGGGTCGTGTGCTACGAACCGTCCGTGTCGTCGCGCTGAAGCACGTCTACGCCGAGGCGGTCCTGCAACTCGTCGACCCGGCTGCGACTCACGCTGACCCGCGTGCCGTTTTTGAGGCGCACGGCGTAGTTGCCACCGCCCCCACGCAGGACCAGTTCAATCTCGTCAAGCCGGACAATGGCCGACCGGTGCACCCGGACGAATGTATCGGGGTCGAGGCGGGACGCGAGGGTCTTCATGCGCTCGCGGATGACATAGGTGTCCTCGTCCGTGTGCAGCTCCGCGTAGGAGCCGTCGGCGGTGATGTGGGTCAGATCGTCGACGGGCACGATGCGGGCCTTGCCGCGCCCCTGCACGGCGATTCGTTCCAGGTATGGCTCGTTGCGGGGACTCTCCTCCTCCAGAAGGGACGGGTCTCGTTCCTGCAGAAGCCGCAGGAGCCGATCGGAAACGGCCTCGCCCTCCCGGTTGGCAATCTGCTCGCGGGCGCGCCGCAGGGCCTCCTCGAACCGCTCGTCGTCGAACGGCTTCAGCAAATAGTCCACCGCGGCGAGGTCGAACGCCTTGATGGCGTACTGGTCGTAGGCGGTCACGAACACGGTGACGGGCATGTCCCCCGTTCCAATCTCCTCAATCACGTCGATGCCGTTCATCCCGGGCATCTGCACGTCCAGGAAGACAAGGTCGGGGGCCTGTTCGTGGATGGCATCGACGGCCTCGAAACCGTCTTCGGCCGTATCGGCCACGGTGACCGCCGAGGCATCCGTCAGAAGTTCGTGCAGGCGCTCGCGGGCCAGCGGCTCGTCGTCCACGATGAGGGCGCGAATGGGGGCGGCGTCAGGAGCCATGGCGGGGGCGAGCAGTCAGTCGAGATCCATTTCGTTCGCGGTGAGGGCAGAGGTCCCCGACGCAGTGTACAACGACGCGCTCGTGTGGTGGGGCAGTTCGAGCACGGCCCGCGTGCCCGCGTCCGGCACCGTTTCCATGTGGAGGGCCTGGTCATCGCCGTAGAGCCCTTCGAGCCGGGCCCGGACGTTGCGGAGGCCCAGCCCGTCCTTTTGGGACTCGGGCAGGCCCGGCCCATTGTCCACCACCGTTAGCACGAGCCTGTCCGCTTCGCGGCGGCCGCGCACCTCGATGCGCCCGACGCCGCGCACCTGGCTGGCCCCGTGCTTGATGGCATTCTCAACAATGGGTTGCAGGATGAGGTTGGGCACCTGCGCGTCATACAAGTCGGACGGGATGTCAACGTCCGTGTCCAGACGACCCTGAAAGCGGATCGACTGAATCTCGAAGTAGTCGTCGAGGAACTCGAGCTCCTGAGAGAGAGGGACCTCCTGGGGGGCCTCCTCGTCCAGCACATGCCGCAGCAGCTCGCTAAGGCGCGCAATCATGCGGCGCACGCCGGCAGGGTCCCGGTCGACGAGCGTGCTCACCGCGTGCAAGGTGTTAAACAAGAAATGCGGGTTGAGTTGCATGCGGAGGGCCTCCAGCCGCGCCTCCGTCAGCTGAGCCTCAAGGGCCTCGGCGCGCTCCTCCAGACGCTCGGCCTCTTCCTGTTGCGCTTTCTTCTGAAAATAGTAGCTCCGCGCGAAGCCGGCCATCAGGATGACGAGGTAGAAGATCAACTCGTCGGTGAACCAGAATTGACTCAGCGACTGAACGAAAGCGAGGGGGCGCTCCCCCAATCCCGCCTCGACGGCATCTTCGCTCAAGTCGACCGCGATGGACGTGGCGAGGACGACGGCCACATGCAGCCCCACATTCCGGACCACCGTTGCCTGCTTCGTGTCGGTCGGTTCCACGACCGGAAGGGTCTTCGCGAGCCAAAAGATGATCGGGGTGAGGAGGCCCCAGAGGGTATATTCGACCAGTCCCGCCACCGTGCGTCCCCAGTGCACCTCGCTGGAGGCGTCTCCGAGAAGGGTTTGGCCGACCGAGAGGAAGGCCACGGTCGCCCAGAACGCGGCGATGAGGCCCCACTCGACCCGGCTCGGAGAATGGAAGACCGACCGGTCACTCATGGAAGAAGAGGATTCGTGGGGGAGGGACGATCAAAAGAGTGCTACGAAGTTACCCGATAGACGGTGGGCGGGCACTGTTTCCGGCAGGGCAAAATGGAGAGACGGGAACGGCATCTCCGCGCCTCCGGTGTCCGTTGTGTAATGGGGGATGGAGGGGGATCATCGGTAGTCCCGATCGCGCCGCCCGCGGTCGTCGTTGGAACCAGACCCGAAGTTGTACTGGAACGAGAGCGATACCTCGCGGGCGCCCCACTGGGACGTCGATTCCTGATAAAGGTCTTGGTCCCGATACCACGTGTTCACATCCGTGTCGTTGAGAAGGTCGTCGACC
This window of the Salinibacter grassmerensis genome carries:
- a CDS encoding ATP-grasp domain-containing protein, whose protein sequence is MNAYIIYENEDWMPPLRSALDAADVPYEEWFVNDGHFDVTGTPPEGVFLNRMSASSHTRGHGPAVEHTRQLIAWLERHGRRVVNGSRAFELEISKVQQHAALEQSGLRTPATRAVAGGPEALLEAAQDVPTPFVTKHNRGGKGLGVQLFRTHEAFEEAVHAGDIPTPPAHITLLQQFVEAAEPFITRCEFVDGEFLYAITSDTSDGFELCPADACRTDEDRCAVDGDDSLFALREDVPAALIDRYKAFLDREQIDVAGIEFIEDTDGQIWTYDINGTTNYSPEVEDEHDLSGMAAVADLLKRELEAAATGEGIPS
- a CDS encoding sensor histidine kinase translates to MSDRSVFHSPSRVEWGLIAAFWATVAFLSVGQTLLGDASSEVHWGRTVAGLVEYTLWGLLTPIIFWLAKTLPVVEPTDTKQATVVRNVGLHVAVVLATSIAVDLSEDAVEAGLGERPLAFVQSLSQFWFTDELIFYLVILMAGFARSYYFQKKAQQEEAERLEERAEALEAQLTEARLEALRMQLNPHFLFNTLHAVSTLVDRDPAGVRRMIARLSELLRHVLDEEAPQEVPLSQELEFLDDYFEIQSIRFQGRLDTDVDIPSDLYDAQVPNLILQPIVENAIKHGASQVRGVGRIEVRGRREADRLVLTVVDNGPGLPESQKDGLGLRNVRARLEGLYGDDQALHMETVPDAGTRAVLELPHHTSASLYTASGTSALTANEMDLD
- a CDS encoding LLM class flavin-dependent oxidoreductase, whose protein sequence is MDLGIWLPIFGGWLRNVDDEGMPPTFEYNRKVAQAADDAGFSTMLIAELNLNDINGPSHPALECWTTASALAPVTDDIRIMAAIRPGFREPAVTAKMASNIDHISDGRFEINLVSAWWEEEMKMYVGDWLDHSDRYDRSTEFVQILKGLWSQERFSFDGDFYTIEDTILQPKPVQPGGVPVYAGGGSEEGRNMIATHCDHYLMHGGTVDKIAGDIEDLRERRAEKGHDPDAMKFGMAAYMICRDSEQEAREELDRITSVDYEAEGFDSYDDFVEHSELDSEVDLKDYSVSNRGLRPDLVGTPDQIVEKLNAYADVGLDLVLLQCSPMLEEVQRIGREVIPRLKSAPVQG
- a CDS encoding LytR/AlgR family response regulator transcription factor, coding for MAPDAAPIRALIVDDEPLARERLHELLTDASAVTVADTAEDGFEAVDAIHEQAPDLVFLDVQMPGMNGIDVIEEIGTGDMPVTVFVTAYDQYAIKAFDLAAVDYLLKPFDDERFEEALRRAREQIANREGEAVSDRLLRLLQERDPSLLEEESPRNEPYLERIAVQGRGKARIVPVDDLTHITADGSYAELHTDEDTYVIRERMKTLASRLDPDTFVRVHRSAIVRLDEIELVLRGGGGNYAVRLKNGTRVSVSRSRVDELQDRLGVDVLQRDDTDGS